One region of Streptomyces capillispiralis genomic DNA includes:
- a CDS encoding 4-oxalomesaconate tautomerase produces MRGGTSKGAYFLAGDLPAEAAARDDLLLRIMGSPDPRQIDGLGGAHPLTSKVAVVSASEDPDADVDYLFLQVAVDAPEVTDRQNCGNILAGVGPFAVDRGLVPADGTRTSVRIRMLNTGERAVATFPTPGGRVDLTGDAEISGVPGTAAAVVIEFPQGDSPLLPTGNVRDTVAGTEVTCVDNGMPVVLVPAAALGVTGYESPGDLEADPALAGRLREIRTAAGRLMGLGDVEGTTVPKLTLLAPPRHGGAVTTRTFIPVRCHTSIGVLGAASVAAGLRVPGGVAEGIADLPDDGDRVRVEHPSGFLEVDVHLDPGSLVVRRTAVVRTARTLFDGTVFPRPAATAPTPPPRRHP; encoded by the coding sequence ATGCGCGGCGGCACCTCCAAGGGCGCCTACTTCCTCGCCGGTGACCTGCCCGCCGAGGCCGCCGCCCGCGACGACCTGCTGCTGCGGATCATGGGCAGCCCCGACCCGCGCCAGATCGACGGCCTCGGCGGCGCCCACCCGCTGACCAGCAAGGTCGCCGTGGTCTCCGCCTCCGAGGACCCGGACGCCGATGTCGACTACCTGTTCCTCCAGGTCGCCGTGGACGCGCCCGAGGTCACCGACCGGCAGAACTGCGGCAACATCCTCGCCGGGGTGGGCCCCTTCGCCGTCGACCGCGGACTCGTGCCGGCCGACGGCACGCGGACGTCCGTCCGCATCCGCATGCTCAACACCGGCGAACGCGCCGTCGCGACCTTCCCGACCCCGGGCGGGCGCGTCGACCTCACCGGGGACGCCGAGATCTCCGGCGTGCCGGGCACCGCCGCCGCGGTCGTCATCGAGTTCCCGCAGGGCGACAGCCCCCTGCTGCCCACCGGGAACGTCCGCGACACGGTCGCCGGAACCGAGGTCACCTGCGTCGACAACGGCATGCCGGTGGTGCTGGTCCCGGCCGCCGCGCTCGGCGTCACCGGCTACGAGAGCCCCGGGGACCTGGAGGCGGACCCGGCGCTGGCCGGCCGGCTCCGGGAGATCCGGACGGCCGCCGGACGGCTGATGGGCCTGGGCGACGTCGAGGGCACCACCGTGCCCAAGCTGACCCTGCTCGCCCCGCCCCGGCACGGCGGCGCCGTCACGACCCGCACCTTCATCCCCGTGCGCTGCCACACCTCCATCGGCGTCCTGGGCGCCGCGAGCGTGGCGGCGGGACTGCGCGTCCCGGGCGGCGTGGCGGAGGGCATCGCGGACCTCCCGGACGACGGCGACCGCGTACGCGTCGAGCACCCCAGCGGATTCCTGGAGGTCGACGTCCACCTCGACCCCGGCTCCCTCGTGGTCCGCCGCACCGCCGTCGTCCGCACCGCCCGCACGCTCTTCGACGGCACCGTCTTCCCGCGCCCCGCCGCCACGGCACCGACCCCCCCGCCCCGGAGGCACCCATGA
- a CDS encoding TetR/AcrR family transcriptional regulator, which produces MTAQPFPVSEIVASRRPHRKDAARNYDALLAAARAAFAEHGSEASLEDVARRAGVGIGTLYRNFPTRRHLFESVYAGEVNDLCRFAGEVADREPWEALSSWLRRFVDYTVTKRAIREALDGESDIFLACRESMYAAGGPLFERAQRAGRARGDIGFDDLLRMVAGITATHFLDDAQRDRVLSVALDGVRTGR; this is translated from the coding sequence GTGACCGCCCAGCCGTTCCCCGTCAGCGAGATCGTGGCGTCCCGGCGACCGCACCGGAAGGACGCCGCCCGGAACTACGACGCCCTGCTGGCCGCGGCCCGCGCGGCGTTCGCCGAGCACGGCTCGGAGGCCTCCCTGGAGGACGTCGCGCGCCGGGCGGGCGTCGGCATCGGCACGCTCTACCGGAACTTCCCAACCCGCCGGCATCTGTTCGAGAGCGTCTACGCGGGCGAGGTGAACGACCTGTGCCGGTTCGCCGGGGAGGTCGCCGACCGGGAGCCGTGGGAGGCACTGTCCTCGTGGCTGCGCCGGTTCGTGGACTACACGGTGACCAAGCGGGCCATCCGGGAGGCGCTGGACGGCGAGTCGGACATCTTCCTGGCCTGCCGGGAGTCGATGTACGCGGCGGGCGGCCCGCTGTTCGAGCGGGCGCAGCGGGCCGGGCGGGCCCGGGGCGACATCGGCTTCGACGACCTGCTGCGGATGGTGGCCGGGATCACCGCGACGCACTTCCTCGACGACGCCCAGCGCGACCGGGTGCTGTCCGTCGCCCTGGACGGAGTGCGCACCGGACGCTGA
- a CDS encoding S8/S53 family peptidase, which produces MAPQRFREQFAQIQRTMPDVPLAMGPDDAGEFLYEKGVVLARDGEEARVVEDTVRQHFTTFAGLSADRVRRAGPQTNRSGITRIQVADPGEGDGSGDPAVAGALRALSATEGRAGRRLISRNHVVSIAVNACPGDEPVPVPPGGQPNPAAAEAAHDPDGAVRVLVIDTGLMHDHRSYPLLAHTRGDAQAEECGEDGVLKQYCGHGTFIAGLVAAVAPNTDITVRGTLNDAGAILESEFGEKLFEAVDRDGWPDVISLSAGTSNGRTDGLLGVDAFMEELREQPTLLVAAAGNNGSATPFWPAAYADLPGYENAVLSVGALRGDGEFGACFSNHGGWVKAYAPGERLISALTGFDSPVPYVYQHSTYDSCRYGFTYACTCHHPRHTGVLSEDGGSAKPDQVMFEGLAQWSGTSFATPVAVGMIASLMTAQAQTDPRKARRQLLEATTEFAEVRGAHVPALLPPTWRPARVSLPSARA; this is translated from the coding sequence ATGGCACCACAGCGATTCCGCGAGCAGTTCGCACAGATCCAACGCACGATGCCCGACGTCCCCCTGGCGATGGGACCGGACGACGCGGGCGAGTTCCTCTACGAGAAGGGGGTCGTCCTCGCCCGCGACGGCGAGGAGGCCCGCGTCGTCGAGGACACCGTGCGGCAGCACTTCACCACGTTCGCCGGGCTCAGCGCGGACCGGGTGCGCCGGGCGGGCCCGCAGACCAACCGCTCCGGCATCACCCGCATCCAGGTCGCCGACCCCGGCGAGGGCGACGGCAGCGGCGACCCGGCGGTCGCGGGCGCCCTGCGCGCCCTCTCCGCCACCGAGGGCCGCGCCGGACGCCGGCTGATCAGCCGCAACCACGTGGTGTCGATCGCCGTCAACGCCTGCCCCGGCGACGAGCCCGTGCCCGTACCGCCCGGCGGGCAGCCCAATCCGGCCGCCGCCGAGGCCGCCCACGACCCGGACGGCGCCGTCCGGGTCCTCGTCATCGACACCGGCCTCATGCACGACCACCGCTCCTACCCGCTGCTCGCCCACACCCGCGGCGACGCCCAGGCCGAGGAGTGCGGCGAGGACGGCGTCCTGAAGCAGTACTGCGGCCACGGCACGTTCATCGCCGGACTCGTCGCCGCCGTCGCCCCCAACACCGACATCACCGTCCGCGGCACGCTCAACGACGCCGGGGCCATCCTGGAGTCCGAGTTCGGCGAGAAGCTCTTCGAGGCCGTCGACCGGGACGGCTGGCCCGACGTCATCAGCCTGTCCGCCGGGACCTCCAACGGCCGCACCGACGGCCTCCTCGGCGTCGACGCCTTCATGGAGGAACTGCGCGAGCAGCCCACGCTGCTGGTCGCCGCGGCCGGCAACAACGGCAGCGCCACACCGTTCTGGCCCGCCGCCTACGCCGACCTGCCCGGCTACGAGAACGCGGTGCTGTCCGTCGGCGCGCTGCGCGGCGACGGCGAGTTCGGCGCCTGCTTCAGCAACCACGGCGGCTGGGTGAAGGCGTACGCCCCCGGTGAGCGCCTCATCAGCGCCCTCACCGGCTTCGACAGCCCCGTGCCGTACGTGTACCAGCACTCCACCTACGACAGCTGCCGCTACGGCTTCACCTACGCCTGCACCTGCCACCACCCGCGCCACACCGGCGTGCTGAGCGAGGACGGCGGCTCCGCCAAGCCGGACCAGGTGATGTTCGAAGGGCTCGCGCAGTGGAGCGGCACCTCGTTCGCCACCCCCGTCGCCGTCGGCATGATCGCCTCCCTCATGACCGCGCAGGCGCAGACCGACCCGCGCAAGGCCCGCCGGCAGCTGCTGGAGGCCACCACCGAGTTCGCCGAGGTGCGGGGGGCGCACGTCCCGGCGCTCCTTCCGCCCACCTGGCGCCCCGCGCGGGTCTCACTCCCCTCCGCACGGGCATGA
- a CDS encoding 4-carboxy-4-hydroxy-2-oxoadipate aldolase/oxaloacetate decarboxylase encodes MSGVIVTNPPKAPAEDVEALARYGVATLGEAMGRTGLLGPGIRPVQQGVRVAGTAVTVLSWPGDNLMIHAAVEQCGEGDILVVTTTSPSTDGMFGELFATALHRRGVRGLVIDAGVRDTQELREMGFAAWSRAVSAQGTVKATGGSVNVPVVVDGRVVRPGDVIVADDDGVVVVPRGKARRTAEASEARERKEAASRAAFLEGQLGLDRYGLREKLRQLGVTYQPYEEYAAGERP; translated from the coding sequence GTGAGCGGCGTCATCGTCACCAACCCGCCGAAGGCACCGGCCGAGGACGTCGAGGCGCTCGCCCGGTACGGCGTCGCCACCCTCGGCGAGGCGATGGGCCGCACCGGCCTGCTCGGCCCCGGCATCCGGCCCGTCCAGCAGGGCGTACGCGTCGCCGGCACCGCGGTCACCGTGCTCTCCTGGCCCGGCGACAACCTGATGATCCACGCCGCCGTGGAGCAGTGCGGCGAGGGCGACATCCTGGTCGTCACCACCACCTCGCCGTCCACCGACGGCATGTTCGGCGAGCTCTTCGCCACCGCGCTGCACCGGCGCGGCGTGCGCGGCCTGGTCATCGACGCCGGTGTCCGCGACACCCAGGAACTGCGGGAGATGGGCTTCGCGGCCTGGTCCCGGGCCGTCAGCGCGCAGGGCACCGTCAAGGCCACCGGCGGCTCGGTCAACGTACCGGTCGTCGTGGACGGCCGGGTGGTCCGCCCCGGTGACGTGATCGTCGCCGACGACGACGGTGTAGTGGTCGTGCCCAGGGGGAAGGCGCGCCGGACGGCGGAGGCCTCCGAGGCCCGGGAGCGGAAGGAGGCCGCCTCCCGCGCCGCCTTCCTCGAGGGCCAACTCGGCCTCGACCGCTACGGCTTGCGCGAGAAGCTGAGGCAACTGGGCGTGACCTACCAGCCGTACGAGGAGTACGCGGCCGGGGAGCGGCCGTGA
- a CDS encoding PIG-L deacetylase family protein has protein sequence MTHGSTPAPAPRSTLVVTAHAGDFVWRAGGAIALAASRGEKVTVACLTFGERGESAKAWREGRKLEEIKAIRREEAEKAAATLGAEVRFFDAGDYPLTATPELTDRLVEVYRATQPDVVLTHPVEDPYNGDHPAAHRMALEARVLAQAIGYPGPGEIIGAPPVFYFEPHQPEMSGFRPEVLLDITEVWETKRRAMECLGAQQHLWDYYTDLAVRRGVQLKRNAGPNLGLPHKTMAEAFMRPLPQIAKELA, from the coding sequence ATGACGCACGGCAGCACGCCCGCCCCCGCCCCACGTTCGACCCTCGTGGTCACCGCGCACGCGGGCGACTTCGTCTGGCGGGCGGGCGGCGCCATCGCGCTGGCCGCCTCGCGCGGCGAGAAGGTCACCGTCGCCTGCCTCACCTTCGGTGAGCGCGGCGAGTCCGCCAAGGCCTGGCGGGAGGGCAGGAAGCTGGAGGAGATCAAGGCGATACGCCGGGAGGAGGCCGAGAAGGCCGCCGCCACCCTGGGCGCCGAGGTCCGCTTCTTCGACGCCGGCGACTACCCGCTGACCGCCACTCCCGAGCTGACCGACCGGCTCGTCGAGGTCTACCGCGCCACCCAGCCCGACGTGGTGCTCACCCACCCGGTCGAGGACCCCTACAACGGCGACCACCCCGCCGCACACCGCATGGCCCTGGAGGCCCGCGTCCTCGCCCAGGCCATCGGCTACCCCGGCCCCGGCGAGATCATCGGCGCCCCGCCCGTCTTCTACTTCGAGCCGCACCAGCCCGAGATGAGCGGCTTCCGGCCCGAAGTGCTCCTCGACATCACCGAGGTGTGGGAGACCAAGCGCAGGGCCATGGAGTGCCTGGGCGCCCAGCAGCACCTCTGGGACTACTACACCGACCTGGCCGTCCGCCGCGGCGTCCAGCTCAAGCGCAACGCCGGCCCCAACCTGGGCCTGCCCCACAAGACCATGGCCGAGGCGTTCATGCGCCCGCTCCCGCAGATCGCGAAGGAGCTGGCGTGA
- a CDS encoding CHAT domain-containing protein, with translation MVFAAPGEALARAEEVLGDRPPALHASVAHQVIGIWQRDFGDMRLALSHLRRARAWAARADSAEREADVLATLGVALVHAGRTRQGMDALRRGVERGTGHTRARVLFRRAYAWWVLGHHREALEDVRRAIPVLRQAEDVIWTARALTLRATVHLALGAVDRADADFTAAEALWDTTGQEHDKADAVESRGLAAFRSGDIPVALRLLDEAEERYAKLGTPTFMLNIRRCEVLMAAGLPVEALAEADAAIRALDGIGGQSTRKAELLLAAARAARLADDPQTAIARAALAVRLFAGQRRTWWETHARLVLTGARHAAGRGSGRLVADAAAVAEKLVALGAPAAPEASLLAGRIALDLGWTADAERHLAFAARSRRGGPPLARMTGWAAQALRAQAAGSPRGVLEACRRGLDVLDDHRMTLGASELRARATAQGAELAALAQKASLVSGGPRRLMVWSERWRATALSTPPTRPPADPTLLSGMTAYREIAARAEEARMEGKPVPALEREQRRLEREIRSRTLHMRGEAPDGGHRFDVGRLLARLDEGDDGQLVELAVLDGRVQVLLCGQGRVRRFEAGLLAAAETEAEHVQAGLRRLAHPGAQARLPVVEAAGRRLEELLLGPAAAHLGDGPVVIVPPGRLHRVPWALLPSLRERVLSVSPSASSWLRARETAPPPVGRQVLVRGPGLATGGAEVPVLADRYAGATVLEHEEVTVPRVLGELDGAGLAHIAAHGVFRADGPLFSSLRMADGPLIVHDFERLDRSPYRIILSCCDTARFATVGADELLGLVTALLPLGTAGVVACSAPVNDAAVVPLMVALHKGLDAGLSLAEALRDARATQPADALHRATGWAFTAFGAA, from the coding sequence ATGGTGTTCGCCGCCCCGGGTGAGGCACTGGCGAGGGCGGAAGAGGTGCTGGGTGACCGTCCCCCGGCCCTGCACGCCTCCGTCGCCCATCAGGTGATCGGCATCTGGCAGCGGGACTTCGGCGACATGCGGCTCGCCCTGAGCCATCTGCGGCGGGCCCGCGCCTGGGCGGCGCGCGCCGACTCGGCCGAGCGGGAGGCGGACGTCCTGGCCACGCTCGGGGTCGCACTGGTGCACGCGGGGCGCACCCGGCAGGGAATGGACGCGCTGCGGCGGGGTGTCGAGCGCGGCACCGGCCACACCCGCGCCCGGGTGCTGTTCCGGCGGGCGTACGCGTGGTGGGTGCTGGGCCATCACAGAGAGGCGCTGGAGGACGTACGGCGGGCGATTCCCGTCCTGCGGCAGGCCGAGGACGTGATCTGGACGGCGCGTGCGCTGACGCTGCGGGCGACGGTGCACCTGGCGCTGGGCGCGGTGGACCGGGCGGACGCGGACTTCACGGCGGCCGAGGCCCTGTGGGACACCACCGGCCAGGAGCACGACAAGGCGGACGCCGTGGAGAGCCGGGGCCTGGCCGCGTTCCGCTCCGGTGACATCCCGGTGGCGCTGCGGCTGCTCGACGAGGCGGAGGAGCGGTACGCCAAGCTGGGCACGCCGACGTTCATGCTGAACATCCGGCGCTGCGAGGTGCTGATGGCCGCCGGGCTGCCCGTGGAGGCGCTGGCCGAGGCGGACGCGGCGATCAGGGCGCTGGACGGGATCGGCGGGCAGTCCACGCGCAAGGCGGAACTGCTGCTGGCCGCCGCGCGGGCGGCCCGGCTGGCGGACGATCCGCAGACCGCGATCGCCCGCGCGGCGCTCGCCGTGCGGCTGTTCGCGGGGCAGCGGCGCACCTGGTGGGAGACGCACGCGCGGCTGGTGCTGACCGGGGCCCGGCACGCGGCCGGGCGCGGTTCGGGCCGGCTGGTCGCGGACGCGGCGGCGGTGGCGGAGAAGCTGGTCGCGCTCGGCGCCCCGGCCGCCCCCGAGGCGTCCCTGCTCGCGGGCCGGATCGCGCTGGACCTCGGCTGGACGGCGGACGCGGAGCGGCATCTGGCGTTCGCCGCGCGCAGCAGGCGCGGCGGGCCGCCGCTGGCGCGGATGACGGGCTGGGCCGCGCAGGCGCTGCGCGCGCAGGCCGCCGGCTCCCCGCGGGGAGTGCTGGAGGCGTGCCGGCGCGGCCTGGACGTGCTGGACGACCACCGGATGACGCTGGGCGCCTCGGAGCTGCGGGCCCGCGCCACCGCGCAGGGCGCGGAACTGGCCGCCCTCGCGCAGAAGGCCAGCCTGGTCTCGGGCGGGCCGCGGCGGCTGATGGTGTGGAGCGAGCGGTGGCGGGCGACCGCCCTGTCCACCCCGCCCACCCGGCCGCCCGCCGACCCGACGCTGCTCAGCGGCATGACCGCCTACCGCGAGATCGCCGCCCGCGCGGAGGAGGCCCGCATGGAGGGCAAGCCGGTGCCCGCGCTGGAGCGGGAACAGCGGCGGCTGGAACGGGAGATCCGCTCCCGGACCCTGCACATGCGCGGTGAGGCGCCCGACGGCGGGCACCGCTTCGACGTGGGGCGGCTGCTGGCGCGGCTGGACGAGGGCGACGACGGACAGCTGGTGGAGCTCGCCGTGCTCGACGGGCGCGTGCAGGTGCTGCTGTGCGGGCAGGGGCGGGTGCGGCGGTTCGAGGCGGGGCTGCTGGCGGCGGCGGAGACCGAGGCCGAGCACGTGCAGGCGGGGCTGCGGCGGCTGGCCCATCCGGGGGCCCAGGCGCGGCTGCCGGTGGTGGAGGCCGCGGGGCGGCGGCTGGAGGAGCTGCTGCTGGGACCGGCCGCGGCGCATCTGGGCGACGGTCCGGTGGTGATCGTGCCGCCGGGGCGGCTGCACCGGGTGCCGTGGGCGCTGCTGCCCTCGCTGCGGGAGCGGGTGCTGAGTGTGTCGCCGTCGGCGAGCAGCTGGCTGCGGGCGCGGGAGACCGCGCCGCCGCCGGTCGGCCGCCAGGTGCTGGTGCGCGGCCCGGGACTGGCCACGGGCGGTGCGGAGGTGCCGGTGCTGGCCGACCGCTACGCCGGGGCCACCGTCCTGGAGCACGAGGAGGTGACGGTGCCGCGCGTGCTCGGGGAGCTGGACGGTGCGGGGCTGGCGCACATCGCCGCGCACGGCGTGTTCCGCGCGGACGGCCCGCTGTTCTCCTCGCTGCGGATGGCCGACGGGCCGCTCATCGTGCACGACTTCGAGCGGCTGGACCGCAGCCCGTACCGGATCATCCTGTCCTGCTGCGACACCGCCCGGTTCGCCACCGTGGGCGCGGACGAACTGCTCGGTCTGGTCACCGCGTTGCTGCCGCTGGGCACGGCGGGTGTGGTGGCGTGCAGCGCGCCGGTCAACGACGCGGCGGTGGTCCCGCTGATGGTCGCACTGCACAAGGGGCTCGACGCCGGTCTCTCCCTGGCCGAGGCCCTGCGCGACGCCCGCGCCACCCAGCCGGCCGACGCCCTGCACCGCGCCACGGGCTGGGCCTTCACCGCCTTCGGGGCGGCCTGA
- a CDS encoding helix-turn-helix transcriptional regulator, translated as MTTSRHDATGPYEPYSRDTTTPRPPWPFTGREDELDLVRASLSGVRRGLVVTGPAGRGKTRLVTEAVRGTDCARVTGTPRTRHLPFAAFAPLLPEPVTLHAALHHLSGVRTLLVDDAHLLDDSSAALLHQLAVHGRARLLVVVTDGEPVPPAVSRLWTGELLPRLALPPLSREATARLLSAGAGDTPEPLTANRLHRLCDGDLRLLRDLLDAVRDHGRLTRDAGTWAWRGPVPLTPAVRDRTAHLLERVHPEEREALDRLAFAEPLPLDPDDLDATVLERLESDGLIHVDDLPGDPGSARPGGAPTGVRLAHPLHGPVLRAAAGRLRARRLTRAAQDPAPALDAEAAELSRRIDRADVAAGPPPVGDRLVAEGAAVPAAHAALRARYARLRGELAEAAAWAREGLRTTPDDPSCRAELARADGTPDVCGDPYDAVRLGTPGRAAGRLTGVFAAHADALARADGPALARAAEELQRRGFLLFAAEAHAQAAAAHREPHAARTARTRAAALARRCGGARTPALAGLVLGELTTRQRQIVTLAASGLSNRQIAERLTLSVRTVGNHLHGAYTRLGTTTRTALPHLADLPRPQPA; from the coding sequence GTGACGACTTCGCGACACGATGCCACCGGGCCGTACGAGCCGTACTCGAGGGACACGACGACACCGCGGCCGCCCTGGCCGTTCACCGGCCGGGAGGACGAACTCGACCTGGTCCGGGCCTCGCTGAGCGGCGTGCGGCGCGGCCTGGTGGTGACCGGTCCGGCGGGCCGGGGCAAGACGCGGCTCGTCACCGAGGCCGTCCGCGGCACCGACTGCGCCCGCGTCACCGGGACGCCGCGCACCCGGCACCTGCCCTTCGCCGCCTTCGCCCCCCTCCTGCCCGAACCCGTCACCCTGCACGCGGCGCTGCACCACCTCTCCGGGGTACGGACCCTCCTGGTCGACGACGCCCACCTGCTCGACGACTCCTCCGCCGCCCTGCTCCACCAGCTCGCCGTGCACGGACGCGCCCGGCTGCTGGTCGTCGTCACCGACGGCGAACCCGTACCACCGGCCGTCTCCCGGCTGTGGACCGGGGAACTGCTGCCGCGGCTGGCGCTGCCGCCGCTGTCCCGGGAGGCGACCGCGCGGCTGCTGTCGGCCGGTGCCGGCGACACCCCGGAACCGCTCACCGCGAACCGGCTGCACCGGCTGTGCGACGGGGACCTGAGGCTGCTGCGGGACCTCCTGGACGCGGTCCGCGACCACGGCCGGCTCACCCGTGACGCGGGCACCTGGGCCTGGCGGGGACCGGTTCCGCTCACCCCCGCCGTGCGCGACCGCACCGCCCACCTCCTGGAGCGCGTCCACCCGGAGGAGCGGGAGGCGCTCGACCGCCTCGCCTTCGCCGAACCCCTGCCGCTCGACCCGGACGACCTCGACGCCACCGTCCTGGAGCGCCTGGAGAGCGACGGCCTGATCCACGTCGACGACCTCCCCGGGGACCCCGGCTCCGCCCGGCCGGGAGGAGCCCCGACGGGGGTCCGCCTCGCCCACCCCCTGCACGGTCCCGTCCTGCGGGCCGCCGCCGGGCGGCTCAGGGCCCGCCGGCTGACCCGCGCGGCCCAGGATCCCGCCCCCGCCCTGGACGCCGAGGCGGCGGAGCTGAGCCGGCGCATCGACCGGGCCGACGTCGCCGCCGGCCCGCCGCCCGTGGGGGACCGGCTCGTCGCGGAGGGAGCCGCGGTCCCGGCCGCGCACGCGGCGCTGCGCGCCCGCTACGCCCGGCTCCGCGGCGAACTGGCGGAGGCGGCCGCCTGGGCGCGCGAGGGCCTGCGCACCACCCCCGACGACCCGTCCTGCCGCGCCGAACTCGCCCGCGCGGACGGAACCCCCGACGTCTGCGGCGACCCGTACGACGCCGTGCGCCTGGGCACCCCCGGACGGGCCGCCGGCCGGCTCACCGGTGTGTTCGCCGCCCACGCCGACGCGCTGGCCCGGGCCGACGGACCCGCGCTGGCCCGGGCGGCCGAGGAGCTCCAGCGGCGCGGCTTCCTGCTGTTCGCCGCCGAGGCGCACGCCCAGGCCGCGGCGGCCCACCGGGAACCGCACGCCGCCCGCACCGCCCGCACCCGCGCCGCCGCCCTCGCCCGCCGCTGCGGGGGCGCCCGCACCCCGGCGCTCGCGGGCCTGGTCCTGGGCGAACTCACCACCCGGCAACGGCAGATCGTCACCCTCGCCGCTTCCGGCCTCAGCAACCGCCAGATCGCGGAACGCCTCACCCTGTCCGTCCGCACCGTCGGCAATCACCTGCACGGCGCCTACACCCGCCTCGGCACCACCACCCGCACGGCGCTGCCCCACCTGGCGGACCTGCCCCGGCCGCAACCGGCCTGA